The window TATGCTTCTGGATATCGAGATCCTAAAATCATCTTCCAAGTAACGCTTATATTGAGCTAGACGCAACAGTATATTCTTCGAATCAGCGGGGGAAAGTCTACCCTTAAATCTCCCCTTCATGGATAGGAAGCTCACTTCCACCCCTTCATTGAGCAGGAGGGCCATAGCCTGACAGGTCAGCTGAACGTTCCCAAAGATTATCACCCTTTCCACCTCATGAATCCTTACCTCTTGAATGGTTTTTCCATCTTTGACCACGAGCAGCCTTTTACCTCCTTTATGGAGGGAGGCTCCTTGCTCGGCGATATAAAGCACACTCATCACTTACCCTCTAAGAGTATCTTAACCTCCATCTCACCACGTTAGGTATCATCTTCGCAAATCGCTCAAATTTCCTTTGAGTGTAGCAGTTATCCATAACGTTTCCTATAAACGTAGGTCTGAGATCATAACTTTCACCATCTGATGCCTTGTTCAGATATCTCTGCAGATCGCTGTTCTCACCTCTATCATAGGCAGGGGAATTCGATGAAAGAAAGTGGGTGTGAATCCCGTTTAGGGAATTGGAGTCTCATTCTCAGTTACGATCTGAGGGGGTGTGGTAAAATGTCGGATAAATCCCTGTTCGAGGTCGCAACGGCGGGACATCACCAAGTACCTCGGAACTGGATGCCTGCAACTCGAGTTCGGCCATTTATTTTTGAAGATCCTGTAGTTGTTTGGCTCGAATACCATGGGAACCGATATGGTTTCCAGCCTGATACATCTCCTTATGAATTTCTTGATTTTATAGCGGAGAAAAGTCGCCAATTTGAAGAGAAGTGGATCAAGGAAATGGCGTCCGATGCCGTTGTTGTTTGTTATAAATCTTATGAGGCTCGTTTGGCCGGGAAAGTTCGAGAGACGATTGATCTCATCCGGAAAGGAACTCCGCTTATCGTTAGACCTGCCTTATGGTGGGCTCCGGAGAGGATCTATGGCGTGCCTGATCTTCTTGTCCATACATCATGGCTTCGAGATAATTTCCCCGATCTTTTACCGGTAGATACTTATATACCAGAGCATTATGTTGTCTTTGACATTAAATTTACAACTAAGTTGGACAGACCCGGGAAGGCCAAAGACCTCAGGAGCTACGCTGCTCAGGTTAGGATCTATTCTTATATCCTGGGGCATCTCCAGGGATTTATGCCCCAAAAAGCATACTTAATAACCCGTGATAGAATTTGCGATCCCCTACCAGTGGATATCACTTCAACCCTGGGTGAGCCTCTCGACCAAGATTTGGCGGCTATTAGAGATCAATTTGTGGAGATTAAGCTCAATGGCGCAAGGTATGTTCCCTGGCGGGACGATATCGTTAGATCTAACCTCAAACATCAAAATGATCGATGGCGAACCGCCAAGGATATTATCGCACGAGAGAAAATGCCTGGTGGTGACCCTGCTTTGCTATACCAGATCAACCCTGATGTTAAACGTGAACTCGCTGCTAGAGGTTATCCAACACTTGATTCGATGCTCCGGGAGGATCCACAAAATATTCCTTTTGAAAAATGCCGGGGTTTAGGGCCCAAAAAGTCAAAGCAAATCAGGGCCATCCTTCAAGCGAACCGATCTGGGTTCCCATTACCTCCCCCTGTTGATGTAATTCCAGTCAAGAGGCAATTTGAATTCTATATCGATTTTGAATATTTCACAAATGTAAATGTGGACTTTGATACACAATGGCCCACACTTGATGGTTGTGAGATGGTCTTCATGATAGGAACTGGTTGGGAGGAAGAGGAAAAGTGGTTTTTCATGGCCTTCGTTGCCACGGCGGAAAACCACAATAGAGAACGTGAGATGTTCGAAGAATTTCTCAAATTTCTTGAAACGCAAACAAAAGGGGCATTCACCGATAATAAGAGAACAGCTCTCTACCACTGGACAAGTACGGAAGTGCGGCAAGTTCAGCGTATGGCGGATCGCCATCACTTGCCTGATAATCATCCTCTACGTAGGCTCCCATGGTATGATCTCCAGAGGGTATTCCTCGATGGACCCTGCGCTGTGCCAGGCGCGTGGGGCTATGGACTGAAAGAGATAGCCAAAGCCCTGGGCAAAGTTGATCCGCGTTTCGACCCTCAGTGGCCCGGTGATCTCGACAAAGGGTTACTGGCGATGGTAATGGGATGGAAGGCTTATCAAAGCGCGTGCCCATTGCGATCACAAGAGATGATCACCCTCGTCCAGTATCTCGAGGCGGATTGTAAGGCCCTCTGGAAGATTTTAAAGTGGATACGGTCTCATGGTAAGTCCCGGGTATCGGCTAGGACTTCTCAAAAGTTCATGAAGCGTAAGATGAGGAAAATCTAGGTAACATAAAATTCGCGATAGATTAGAGAGCGGATTTCCTCTGAATCACTTATGCCATCTAAGCCTTTCCCTATCTACATTCTTCAAAAGTTTTTGAGAAGTCCTGCTTTTCAAACAGCGGCCGATATATTGACGCGCTGTCCTGAAAGGTGTATAATCTCGCCGAAAAACCCGGTGACGGGAAAACTGGGGTGAGAGATGACTCAGAACGCCATCTGGGTCAGCGGACAGGGAGGATATCACACCTACCGTATCCCCGCCTTGGCCGTGACGGTAAGGGGAACCCTGCTAGCCTTCTGTGAGGGAAGAAAGCACGACCGCAGCGATACGGGCGATATCGATCTGCTGGTGAAACGCTCCACGGATGGAGGCAGAACCTGGAGCGAAAGTAAGATCGTATGGGACGATGGGGAAAACACGTGTGGAAACCCATGCCCCGTGGTGGATGAAGAGGACGGGACCGTGTGGCTGCTGATGACGTGGAATAGGGGGGATGATAACGAACGACATATCATAGATCGGACAAGCCGGGACACCAGACGCGTTTTCCTTACATCCTCGAGTGACGATGGGATAAGCTGGGCCGAGCCGATCGAGATCACGAAGGCCGTCAAAAAACCCAACTGGACATGGTATGCGACCGGTCCGGGGGCAGGGATCCAGATAAAGAACGGGAAATACAGAGGCAGACTGGTCATACCCTGCGATCACATCGAGGCTGAGACCAAACATTACTATTCGCACATCATCTACTCCGATGACCACGGCCGGACGTGGCAGCTTGGAGGAAGGGCGCCTCGGCCGGGGGTCAATGAGTGCGAGGTGGTGGAGCTATACGGCGGCCGATTGATGCTCAACATGCGCAATTACGACCGATCTCATCCCACACGCCAGATCGCATTCAGCGACGACGGCGGGATGAGCTGGTATGACCAACACCATCATCCACAGCTTATAGAGCCCATCTGTCAGGCGAGCGTTCGCCGATACTCATGGCCCAAAGAAAACGGGCGGGGCATTATTTTGTTCTCCAACCCCGCTTCCCAGGAGAAACGGATAAACATGACCATCCGCGTCAGCTATGACGAGGGTAAGAGCTGGCCCATCGCCAGGGTGCTTCATCCGGGACCGAGCGCCTACTCCTGTCTGGCGGTGCTGCCGGATGGTGAGATCGCCTGCCTTTATGAGGCCGGCGGGGAACATCCGTATGAGTCGCTCGTGTTTGCTCGGTTTACACTGGATTGGCTGGAGGAATGAGAACGTCTATGGAGGAGGTTAAAACATGCCGAAAGAGCTGGTAGCCCTTGAGCCGGGGAAACCGGTTTTGAGGGAATACGAGGACGGCCCTGTCCCCGAGGGCCATATCAGGGTCAAGGTGGAGTTTGGCGCGCCGAAACATGGGACGGAGTTGACGCTTTATCACGGCCTGAGAGGCGCCCGATTTCCCATGGGTCTGGGCAACATGTGCGTCGGACGCGTCGTTGAGCTCGGAGAAGGCGTGGGGGATCTCTCCATAGGGGATAGGGTCGCCGGATATGGACATCTGCGTGAGACCCACACTTGGCGCGCAGATGGGGTCTGGAAACTGAGCGAGAGGATGACATGGAAAGAGGCCGTCTGCTTTGATCCCGCTCAGTTTGCGTTGGCCGGGGTCAGAGACGGCCAGGTTCGACTGGGCGATTGTGTCGCGGTTTTCGGACTTGGCGCCATAGGGCAGATGGCCGTCCAAATGGCGCGAGCCGCCGGCGCCATCTTCGTCGCCGCCGTCGATCCGATCGAACTTAGAAGGGAAGTGGCGCTACAAAACGGAGCCGATATGGTCCTCGACCCAACAAGCCAGAATGTGGGCGAGGAGCTCAAAAGGGCGACGGGAGGCCGCGGGGTCGATGTCGTCATTGAGACAAGCGGCAATTACGAGGCGTTGAATCACGCCTTTCGGGGGCTCGCCTTCGGCGGAAATGTGGCCTACGTCGGTTGGAGCAAGGAGTGTAAAGGCGGACTGGATTTCGGCGAGGTGGCGCATTTCACGATCCCAAATCTGATCTTCGCCCGCGCATGTAGCGATCCGAACAGGGATCATCCTAGATGGAGCTTCGCTCGGATCATGGACACATGCTGGGAGATGTTGGCCGAGGGACATTTCAACTGCGAAGACGTCGTCCAACCGGTGGTGCCGTTCTCCGAATCGGCCGAGGCCTATAAGGAGTTCGTCGAGCTACATCCGGAAAGGAGCGTTAAGCTCGGCGTGACTTTCGATTAAACGAGGAGGTGAAACATGAAAAAGGGTATAAGCCAGCTCGTGTTGCCCAGGGGCAAATCCCTCAAAGAGCATCTCGAATTCGCCAGCTCGGCGGGATACGAGGGGATAGAGCTCTCCTTCAGAATAGAGGAGCTCCACCTCGACATGAAGGAGAGCGAGCTTGAGGCCGTCAGAGAGATGTGCCTGGAGCACGGGCTGATCCCGTGCAGCGCCTGTGGGGTCAGCGCTCCGCTTACCAGTCCCGATAGAGATGAGCGTGAAAAAGGCAAGGAGAACGTGATCAAGCTTTTAAGGTGTGCCAAGGCGCTCGGAATAGATGCCGTTCTGGTCGTCCCCGGCAGGGTGACCGA is drawn from Candidatus Poribacteria bacterium and contains these coding sequences:
- a CDS encoding zinc-binding alcohol dehydrogenase; protein product: MPKELVALEPGKPVLREYEDGPVPEGHIRVKVEFGAPKHGTELTLYHGLRGARFPMGLGNMCVGRVVELGEGVGDLSIGDRVAGYGHLRETHTWRADGVWKLSERMTWKEAVCFDPAQFALAGVRDGQVRLGDCVAVFGLGAIGQMAVQMARAAGAIFVAAVDPIELRREVALQNGADMVLDPTSQNVGEELKRATGGRGVDVVIETSGNYEALNHAFRGLAFGGNVAYVGWSKECKGGLDFGEVAHFTIPNLIFARACSDPNRDHPRWSFARIMDTCWEMLAEGHFNCEDVVQPVVPFSESAEAYKEFVELHPERSVKLGVTFD
- a CDS encoding ribonuclease H-like domain-containing protein — translated: MSDKSLFEVATAGHHQVPRNWMPATRVRPFIFEDPVVVWLEYHGNRYGFQPDTSPYEFLDFIAEKSRQFEEKWIKEMASDAVVVCYKSYEARLAGKVRETIDLIRKGTPLIVRPALWWAPERIYGVPDLLVHTSWLRDNFPDLLPVDTYIPEHYVVFDIKFTTKLDRPGKAKDLRSYAAQVRIYSYILGHLQGFMPQKAYLITRDRICDPLPVDITSTLGEPLDQDLAAIRDQFVEIKLNGARYVPWRDDIVRSNLKHQNDRWRTAKDIIAREKMPGGDPALLYQINPDVKRELAARGYPTLDSMLREDPQNIPFEKCRGLGPKKSKQIRAILQANRSGFPLPPPVDVIPVKRQFEFYIDFEYFTNVNVDFDTQWPTLDGCEMVFMIGTGWEEEEKWFFMAFVATAENHNREREMFEEFLKFLETQTKGAFTDNKRTALYHWTSTEVRQVQRMADRHHLPDNHPLRRLPWYDLQRVFLDGPCAVPGAWGYGLKEIAKALGKVDPRFDPQWPGDLDKGLLAMVMGWKAYQSACPLRSQEMITLVQYLEADCKALWKILKWIRSHGKSRVSARTSQKFMKRKMRKI
- a CDS encoding exo-alpha-sialidase — its product is MTQNAIWVSGQGGYHTYRIPALAVTVRGTLLAFCEGRKHDRSDTGDIDLLVKRSTDGGRTWSESKIVWDDGENTCGNPCPVVDEEDGTVWLLMTWNRGDDNERHIIDRTSRDTRRVFLTSSSDDGISWAEPIEITKAVKKPNWTWYATGPGAGIQIKNGKYRGRLVIPCDHIEAETKHYYSHIIYSDDHGRTWQLGGRAPRPGVNECEVVELYGGRLMLNMRNYDRSHPTRQIAFSDDGGMSWYDQHHHPQLIEPICQASVRRYSWPKENGRGIILFSNPASQEKRINMTIRVSYDEGKSWPIARVLHPGPSAYSCLAVLPDGEIACLYEAGGEHPYESLVFARFTLDWLEE